The following are encoded together in the Drosophila takahashii strain IR98-3 E-12201 chromosome X, DtakHiC1v2, whole genome shotgun sequence genome:
- the LOC108055885 gene encoding myotrophin — protein sequence MGSIEDIIWTIKHGEYDEVERFFLAGCHNVNDQMGVRFPLHYAADFGQLKLLKFFVRIGAEVDRKDKYGITPLLAAIWEGHTRCVEFLLQMGASRTERTPQGQSYAEAAEQDDIRRLLAQDSS from the coding sequence ATGGGCAGCATCGAGGACATCATCTGGACGATTAAGCACGGCGAGTACGATGAGGTGGAGCGCTTTTTCCTGGCCGGCTGCCACAATGTCAACGATCAGATGGGCGTCCGCTTTCCCCTGCACTATGCCGCCGACTTTGGCCAGCTGAAGCTGCTCAAGTTCTTCGTGCGGATTGGGGCGGAGGTGGATCGCAAGGACAAGTACGGGATCACACCGCTCTTGGCGGCCATCTGGGAGGGTCACACGCGCTGCGTCGAGTTCCTGCTGCAGATGGGCGCCAGTCGCACGGAGAGGACGCCCCAAGGTCAGAGCTACGCGGAGGCAGCCGAGCAGGACGACATCCGACGTCTTTTGGCCCAGGATTCCAGTTAG
- the LOC108055884 gene encoding ctenidin-1: MKVFVCLLAVCSMAHAGFLGGGGSAVSSGWSSGGGGGYGGGYSGGHGGGGYSGGGGYGGGGYGGGGYSGGHGGGGGTVKIIKVITDSGAGGGYGGGGYSGGHGGGYGGGSSGGYSGGHGGGWSSGGYSGGGGYGGGGGYGSGGNIKIIKVISDSGSSGGYGGGYGGGSAGGYSSGGYSSGGGWAPQGGWAQSSW, from the exons ATGAAG GTTTTCGTCTGCTTGCTGGCGGTGTGCAGTATGGCCCATGCGGGATTCCTGGGCGGCGGCGGAAGTGCCGTTAGCTCCGGCTGGTCCtcgggcggcggaggaggataTGGCGGTGGCTACAGCGGTGGCCACGGAGGAGGTGGCTACAGCGGAGGCGGTGGCTATGGAGGCGGTGGCTATGGAGGCGGTGGCTACAGTGGAGGCCatggaggaggcggtggcacCGTTAAGATCATCAAGGTGATCACCGATTCTGGAGCTGGCGGCGGCTACGGAGGCGGTGGCTACAGCGGAGGCCATGGCGGTGGCTACGGAGGTGGCTCATCCGGTGGCTACAGCGGAGGTCACGGCGGTGGCTGGTCCTCAGGTGGCTACAGCGGTGGTGGTGGAtatggcggcggcggtggctacGGAAGCGGTGGCAACATCAAGATCATCAAGGTCATCTCCGATTCCGGCTCGAGCGGCGGCTACGGTGGTGGCTATGGAGGTGGTTCCGCCGGTGGCTACTCCTCCGGCGGCTACTCCTCCGGCGGCGGTTGGGCTCCTCAGGGCGGCTGGGCCCAGAGCAGTTGGTAA
- the LOC108055894 gene encoding loricrin yields MKVFVCLIACFSLAQSGYIGGGGGGWSSGGGGGGWSSGGGAAPPTIVKVISEEAGHGGWSSGGSGGGWSSGGGWSSGGGHGAAEELKIIKVISESGHSHHDHSHDHGHGHGHSHGSEVKIIKVIQEEDHGHGHGHGYDYSSGGYGGHHTEDVKIIKLISSGIADGGWSSGGSGGGWSSGAPSGGWSSGWN; encoded by the exons ATGAAG GTTTTCGTCTGCCTGATTGCCTGCTTTAGCCTGGCCCAATCCGGATATATCGGAGGTGGTGGCGGTGGCTGGTCTTCCGGCGGAGGCGGTGGTGGTTGGTCCTCCGGCGGTGGTGCTGCACCCCCCACCATTGTCAAGGTCATCAGCGAGGAGGCTGGCCATGGCGGCTGGTCCTCCGGTGGATCTGGAGGTGGTTGGTCATCTGGAGGTGGTTGGTCCTCCGGTGGTGGCCATGGAGCTGCCGAGGAGCTCAAGATCATCAAGGTGATCAGTGAATCGGGTCACTCGCATCATGATCACTCCCATGATCACGGGCACGGTCACGGTCACAGCCACGGCTCGGAGGTGAAGATCATTAAGGTCATCCAGGAGGAGGACCATGGTCATGGTCATGGTCATGGCTACGACTACTCCAGCGGCGGCTATGGAGGTCACCACACCGAGGATGTCAAGATCATCAAGCTGATCAGCTCCGGAATCGCCGATGGCGGTTGGTCCTCCGGCGGTTCGGGAGGCGGTTGGTCCTCTGGAGCTCCCAGCGGTGGCTGGTCTTCCGGCTGGAACTAA